One Cryobacterium roopkundense genomic region harbors:
- the fliQ gene encoding flagellar biosynthesis protein FliQ: MDTNAVLDIGLQALWLAAKLSAPVLITALVVGFAISLLQSITQIQEVTLSFVPKAIAVSIALLITGHWMISESVAFTHAMFDKIPTLIGGG, encoded by the coding sequence ATGGACACCAACGCCGTTCTCGACATTGGTCTGCAGGCCCTGTGGCTCGCGGCGAAACTCTCAGCCCCTGTGCTCATCACGGCACTCGTCGTGGGCTTCGCCATCTCGCTCCTGCAATCGATCACTCAGATCCAGGAGGTGACGCTGTCGTTTGTGCCCAAGGCCATTGCCGTCTCCATCGCCCTGCTGATCACAGGACACTGGATGATCTCCGAGTCGGTGGCCTTCACTCACGCCATGTTCGATAAGATTCCCACGCTGATCGGCGGCGGGTGA